Below is a window of Drosophila nasuta strain 15112-1781.00 chromosome X, ASM2355853v1, whole genome shotgun sequence DNA.
agatacctcGAACTCACTTTTCATAAAAGAAAAGcaatgcggtattaatttttaaatataccaaactaatatatcacaaaatactaaaaatataccaaaagggatgtttggtatattagtgTAGTACTAAATGCAAAATAGTGGGTATACAAATAGTCTCCTTACCCGCTTGCACCTGGTGCCCCTTCAGAACAATGTCGTATGGCGCGCCTTTTTATCCGCCAAATGTCCATTAAACGTTTGATTTATGCGTAGTCAGCATTTTAGCATGTTGACATTAAAATGGATTAATTCATCATCATACTCGTATGGTGCTGATAatgattgatgatgatgattgtgtCTGGTCTGCAAGGTGCCACCAGTAGACGGTAAACAGTTGACAGGAATACACGTTTCTGGCCAGAGTTGGCTACGCAGGTCAAGTTCGCAATTAGACCTTGGCATATTCAGGTCACTATCAAACGCTGCTTACTGAATACTACTACTAGTTGAACAACTTTGTATTGCAGTATCTAAATTGGCCCAATCGATGaacatttaattgtaattagcTGATTAGATTAACGCATTATCTACACgccataaatataaaacaatacgCGTTGCATCATTTGCACGCAGTGGCCATGGATATTTTGGATGCGGTGGCGCCGATGTTGCGTGTCTCGCAGCTGTGCAACCTGTGGCAGTGGCGCGTGGACCCCTCTGCTCGTCTGCTGCAACGTTCCCGTTGGCTCGAGCTCTACAGTCTGGTAATTCTCTTCGTCTCCAGTGGCTACCTTTTGTACGGCCTGTTCGATGAGAGTCGCGATGAGAGTGACGAGGGCGGCAATGAGACGAGCAACATTGGCCACACCGTCGACTACATACAGCTGGTGGGGATACGTGTGGCACACATCACATCACTACTGGAGGCGCTGTGGCAGCGTCAGACGCAGCAACGTTTCTTTGCCCAGCTGCGGGAAATTGATCGTGATTTTGCCAGCATGCTGCACATCGATGTGGACAACGCCAAGTTGCGTCAGCAAATGACACGTCGTGGCTTTTGGATGCTTGCTGGTTATATTATCAGTCAGAGCTTTATCATAGTAACGAAAATGTTTTCACCCGATCACAAGTTTCCCATCTACTGGATCTGCTATCTGCTGCCCTTGCTTGTGTGCGGGCTGCGTTATTTTCAGATCTATACGGCCGTACTAATTGTCCACCAGCGTCTGGAGCTGCTGCACAAGCTGTTGGAGTCGCTGCAACTGAATGAGGCGGATCCACAGAAACCCTATGCCTGCATGTGCATCAAGGAGGCGCTGCAAATGCAGGTGGCAGCCGCAGCATGCATGCAACGTCTGATCACCGCCAGAATTCTGTATCAACGCCTTTGGCTATTGGTGGGACTCTTGAATCGCTGCTATGGCCTTTCGATGCTGTTCAATCTGGGCAATGATTTTCTGGCCATCACCTCGAATTGTTATTGGATTTTCTTGAATTTTCGCCAATTCGCTGCCTCACCATATGATTTCATGCAGATTCTGGGCAGCACTCTTTGGACAACTCCGCATCTGGGCAATGTGCTGGCCTTGGCTCTAATGTGTGAACGTGCCGCGTACTTTGTGAGTAACAAACGTAGCAAATTGTGATTGCTTAAtagaaaattttgtaatttgcagACCACGCGTTTGGCCTTGAGTCTGCATCACATTCGTGTCGATCTGCAGAACGACAGTCACAATGCACTTGTAAGCTTCATCTTCTGTCTTTTTATAGCCACAGCTCATAGAGTAGAAATTTAttagaatgaaataaaataaattaatttaacagGCAGATAGATTcatcttcgaccctataaagtatgaacacctagatctcagagactataagagatagagctataatttttgttcGACAGTATTAgtaatgtttgcacgcagatcaagttagtttgaaatttttgccacgcccactcccgTTCCTGCAAATCAATTATAACAAGAGTTATGTAACAATGGTGTTTGTGATTCCTGATagtttggttgcgatcagataaaacttgtttaagttattaatgaaatagttttgtatgggcatgTGTTTCATGCATGTgttgtatgcgtatacgtatataaatGCTCGCCTATATTAGTATCTGTATGCTTAGAGGGTTCATAACCAATGCGAATTCCGATCGagatgcatatttatttttaatattttgagattattaccgtaatattttgcttttattcaaaatggatagcgggtatctcacagtcgagcacactcgactgtagctttcttacttgttttggtatattaattctgAATGTTAGtgtatttattcaaaatttgtatcgggtatctcgcagtcgagcacgCTCGAGTGTACCCTTTTTACTTGTTCGTGCATGTAATAACAACACTAGTCTCTATGGATATACAATCTGGTGATGTGTAGTTGgctgtttggtatattttgtactctatggtatatcgCTATACTAAATTCAGTCACAAGAAGATTTTATGTATCTTTTTtagatatattattttggtatattttgagaataatactgcactactttgcagtcgagcacactcgagtgtagctttcttacttgttcgtAATAAGCTCCTTTTACAGATCACACAGTTTtcgctgcaactgctgcatcAACGTCTCTGCTTCAGCGCTGCTGGATTCTTCAATGTCGACTGCACGCTGCTCTATACggtaagtgggcgtggtcgcTTAAGTACTCTGAATTTATGGAAAACTGCTTACAGATCGTAGGAGCTACCACAACGTATCTCATCATTCTAATACAGTTTCATATGAGCGAGATTAGCTTCAGCAATGCCTCTGATGGCGCATAAATTGGACAGTAAGAATAAAGCGAGCgagataaaaacaaatttaaaatattactaATTTATGTATTGTATTAACTTAGTAGTCATTGTGCTCATGTGTAGTAAATATCTAAAGAACTTAGTCTCCCAAATACGAATTAATTTCGAAACAAATAAGTTAGTATAAGTAATAGGTTTTCCACATTGGACATCTCCCGCATAATTCATTAACTTTAAGCTCTCGGAATAACAACATGGAGTGTGGCAACAAGGATCCCGGAAAAGAACCCACCACAGACGACGAAAAGACGCTCGTCCATACACCCAAGCCAGCAGCACCGATGCCATCTATCGACGAGCTAAGCAGCGATGAAGATCTATTTGAATTTCTACGAGAAATTCCCAACGTCAATCGAAACGAGCCATTAGGCAGTCCAAGTAATCAGAGGATTAGCATTTGCATACAGGACATCGAGGTGCCGATATCTAGCTCCTCGTTTACCATTCCATCGTTGGCTGCTGGCAGCGAGTTTGCCAAGCTGCTGGTGCGACTGGGAGGTGAAGAAGGCGACGGCGATGCCAACCAAATAGTCATAGAGCTTCTGAACTCAAAGAAACAAGCTGAACGGGCCACCTCGGTGACCGAGCGCGTCTCCGAAAACCTGCTCCTCGTGCTGCGCAGCCAGACTCTCGCCGAGGCTGGCATCATTACCGGCAACGAGCGCTATCGCTCCTTCAAGTGTGTCCTGCAGAACTATGCAAAGCTGTATGCGGCAAAGAGGTTCATTGAGAAGCTTCCCATGCTGGGACTATCCCCTCAATCACAAtcacagtcgcagttgcagtcgtCAGATCAGTCTCAGTTCATGTTTCCATTACAGCCACAGGCACACGAGATAAAAAACAATGATGATCAGAACAAACAGACGCAGGCATTGACTCGTATGGTCGCCGATGAGGTGCTGCAGATTCCAGAACTACTGCGCCAACTCTGGGACTCGCTAGAGAAAATGGAGTTCTTCAACGAGGACACTGCCTACAAAGTCTACTTGGAGGCGCGTCGTCATCCACAAGCCAAGATCCTACGCGAACTGATGCTCACTCGCATATCGCGTGTCTACCTCTGCATTGTCAGCTCCGCTTCCTTTCTGGATTTCAGCGAGCACGAACTAATCCACATGCTTAACAACTGCTACCTCAGTGTCAATTCTGAAATAGAGGTATTGGTAGTTGATCCCTCAATATCCCTTTCCCATTGTCAACTTTCCCTTCGCTTGCAGATATTCCTCTCTGTTATCCTTTGGCTGGAACATAATTGGTACGAGCGCAAAAACTGTGCAGAACGTGTCCTGGGTGGAGTTCGCTTCGGCCTGATGCCCACCTGGTATCTCCACACTCTTGACAGAACCAATCGCTGTAGTCACTTCGCCAGGGTTATCGCTTGTGCTGGCGTCAAAGCGGTGTTGGAAAAGGGACTTGAGTAAGCTAATAATAGTTCCCATCGGGATTCGGCTCATCTGGCGTCTATTCACAGCGATGCCTTAGCTCTGCGCTCCAAGCACTTACGCAATTCTAACTTGTCCGATCCGGAGAGTCCTTTGCCACGTGACTGGGTTGCTGATCCCGAGTGTGGTCATCATCATAAGTGCCATTGCGAGCGTTTCGTTTATCCCACATACGACGTATTCAAGGATTATTTGGCCAGGATCATCAGCTGTGCCCCCAACTACTGGCGCACTCTTCGGCCTGCTCAAGAAGTTTATCGCAAAGAACTCAAGTGTTGTGTGCCCCCCTACCACTCTTCCCGACGGAACTAAGCCTACCGTTGGTATCTGTTGACTAAAATTTGTTCAACAATCACAATAGATTCACTAAATTTAATGTCTTATATGTTTTTGGCACGAATCAACAAATCATTGAAAAGTCTTATTAAAGGTAAAAAAACCAAGTGCAGTTGTTCCCATtcaaactgaaactcaaaTACTTAAGTTTCGTGGCGTAGaataaacgaaaaataataaacttgaCCTAACAGTTTATAAGTAAATAACCAGATGATACCTTTTATTCATTACTTTATTCACAAATTACGATAAATACTAGtcttaagcaaataaatgctTCATAAGCATTATTGTTGTCTTCTGCTGCTACACAGAATATCCTTTATTATTTTGACAGTTGATGTAATAACAGAGATCGCTTTTAAGGCAGCAGAATgcttgtttaataaatttaacttgaaataaattgGTAACATTATTATTGCACACTTTACGTCTGTTTAATAAAATGATCTGTTTGTAATATGGTATGATGATGAAAAGGCTTTTATTGTTAGCTACTTCTAGGttctttattcttttaaagaactctaaaaaaaataaaataaaaaataaaatgaaataaaataggGCTAGATTTTAGCTTCCATAAACTTGCATATTATAGAGTCTCTATAAAGAGCTTCCACATTTTCCTCTTCTGTACATTTTGGAATGCAAGAAACTTTCAAAATAACTCAAATGGTTTCAAGTTTTAAAGTTATTACAAACAATCGATTATTAATTGGCCTGTTAGTACTGTTACCAAACTTCAAGATGGCAAATGTCAAACATATTAATTCATGTCGCAGTAGCATATGTGTCAAGGGTCATCAAAAGTTAATGATGAAAGTCAGCTCCTTTAACCTCAACTCAATTTACGACAAACAGCAAGTGTAGAAacatcagcaaaaaaaagtaaataagaaaataaattcgaatttaAACTTGCGAAGTAAAAAGTGCAgtgaagaaaaagaaaataaaaaacttaaattatacGTGACACGTAAGTTACACACAAGACACATCAtgccaaaaataacaagtaagaaagctacagtcgagtgtactcgactgtgagatacccgctacccaatttgattaaagccaatatattttgcggtattattctcaaaatataccaaatatactgcaaatacactaaaaatataccaaatggtatatgtggtatatcgatatagtaccgcattcaaaatataccatggacggctcaatataccagattgtcagccaaagcaactcagacccctagtaagaaggggtttttgcccatacaaaagtatttctttaataacttcgacaatttttatctgatcgcaatcaaattttcaggaatcataactactatagttattattatatataccaaaattcacaaccttagctttaaaattacgacGCGTTAAGAGCCATATGGAAGTTTCGTGCTGTAGCGCCCTTGAATTGTCGAGGACGTAAACCGAcgaaagcacacaaaaaatcTGCTTCATCGGATACAACAGACACATCGGATACATCAGATATGTCCGATGAATCAGTTTCACAGGAAAATCCAAAGCGACGTGGGCGACCCACCATCTAGAAGGCTGTGAAGCCAAAGTCAAAAAACTGTTGCTACAAAaggcacaacaaaaaagggaacatcaacaacatcaaccaccacaacaacgtcatcagcagcagtaCCAAGCATACTAGTAAAACGACCAGCAGCTGCATCTTATACAAAATCAAGACTAACTTTAGTCAGATTACAATCTGGCAATTTACCACGATTCTGGCGAAACAGCGGATATGGTGCCTAGAGTTGGTAATAATGTAagtataaatcaaatattgatattacctaatataaaaaaagatttacaTAGTTTTGGAAATACACGtcaaaacttgtttttttttttttttgtttttgtataacTTATAACTTTTGAGTTTTTTAAATCTTCTTGTTTTCTATTGCAATATTTGCCTATCtgcatatttacaaattttaattatacattttttctagCTCTCGGCGCTAAAGATCGTTTTTGATGAAGAACTGTCCGATACTTTCAAGAAGATTGCCAATTGCTTGGCAACCAGATCAAACGAGGGAGCACCAGCAAGAACTTGCAGTGCCACAGTGGACACTGTATGCCACACTGGCAGGTATCAAAGAAGGATAGGCCTTTGGCAGGTCAATAGTCGCCACCTGACCACCACCTGTCTCATCGCCGTGCCATTCCACACTGAAGCACCAAATAACGCACAAGGCACCATGAGTCCAGAGTAAATGTCCGCTTGGCACGGGGAATGATTCCCCAGAAGacaatttgatttttagtAATATGACAGTCGCCTTACTGGTGGAGAAGGACACGCCTACCTCGGTGCCTCAGCTCCTACGATGGACATATATTCCGCTCCTCTCGACTCTATATCGTTTCGGGAGTTACGCTTAGTTTGCACAAAGGCTCCAAGCGCCGAAGAAGCACATCCGTTATGAGGTTCCAAATAGATGGACTGATGGTACCCTGTGGGCAACCTCTGGTCACCGGCACAAATGCTTCCTCGTATCTGATGACAATGCAGGCACTACTGTCGGAGAAGCTTCGCAACAAGCTGGTTTTTCGGCAGCCAGAGTTGATAAGTCTGCGTAGCTCAGCATCTTACTCCACGTGGTCAAATGCTCTTTTGAAGTCCACGAAGATTCCGAAAACATATCTTGTCAGGCTGGCATCAACAGTACTCCTCACGTGTCTCCAGGCTTCCACCACACAACTTCCAGGTTGAAATCCAAATGGCTCGATAAcacttctttttatttttggcatgaTGTGTCTTGTGTGTAACTTACGTGTCACTCTAATTGTTTTTACTCCTTAGCACTTCACATATAAttcaagttttttattttctttttcttcacTGCACTTTTTACTTCGCaagtttaaatttgaatttattttcttatttactttttttgctGATGTTTTTACACTTGCTATTTGTCGTAAATTGAGTTGAGGTTAAAGGAGCTGACTTTCATCATTAACTTTTCATGACCCTTGACACATATGCTACTGCGACATGAATTAATATGTTTGACATTTGCCATCTTGAAGTTTGGTAACAGTACTAACAGGCCAATTAATAATCGATTGTTTGTAATAACTTTAAAACTTGAAACCATTTGAGTTATTTTGAAAGTTTCTTCCATTCCAAAATGTACAGAAGAGGAAAATGTGTAAGCTCTTTATAGAGACTCTATAATATGCAAGTTTATGGAAGCTAAAATCTAGCcctattttatttcattttattttttattttattttttgagttctttaaaagaataaagaaCCTAGAAGTAGCTAACAATAAAAGCCTTTTCATCATCATACCATATTACAAACAGATCATTTTATTAAACAGACGTAAAGTGTGCAATAATAATGTTACcaatttatttcaagttaaatttattaaacaagcATTCTGCTGCCTTAAAAGCGATCTCTGTTATTACATCAACTGTCAAAATAATAAAGGATATTCTGTGTAGCAGCAGAAGACAACAATAATGCTTATGAagcatttatttgcttaagaCTAGTATTTATCGTAATTTGTGAATAAAGTAATGAATAAAAGGTATCATCTGGTTATTTACTTATAAACTGTTAGGtcaagtttattatttttcgtttattCTACGCCACGAAACTTAAGTAtttgagtttcagtttgaATGGGAACAACTGCACTTGGTTTTTACCTTTAATAAGACTTTTCAATGATTTGTTGATTCGTGCCAAAAACATATAAGACATTAAATTTAGTGAATCTATTGTGATTGTTGAACAAATTTTAGTCAACAGATACCAACGGTAGGCTTAGTTCCGTCGGGAAGAGTGGTAGGGGGGCACACAACACTTGAGTTCTTTGCGATAAACTTCTTGAGCAGGCCGAAGAGTGCGCCAGTAGTTGGGGGCACAGCTGATGATCCTGGCCAAATAATCCTTGAATACGTCGTATGTGGGATAAACGAAACGCTCGCAATGGCACTTATGATGATGACCACACTCGGGATCAGCAACCCAGTCACGTGGCAAAGGACTCTCCGGATCGGACAAGTTAGAATTGCGTAAGTGCTTGGAGCGCAGAGCTAAGGCATCGCTGTGAATAGACGCCAGATGAGCCGAATCCCGATGGGAACTATTATTAGCTTACTCAAGTCCCTTTTCCAACACCGCTTTGACGCCAGCACAAGCGATAACCCTGGCGAAGTGACTACAGCGATTGGTTCTGTCAAGAGTGTGGAGATACCAGGTGGGCATCAGGCCGAAGCGAACTCCACCCAGGACACGTTCTGCACAGTTTTTGCGCTCGTACCAATTATGTTCCAGCCAAAGGATAACAGAGAGGAATATCTGCAAGCGAAGGGAAAGTTGACAATGGGAAAGGGATATTGAGGGATCAACTACCAATACCTCTATTTCGGAATTGACACTGAGGTAGCAGTTGTTGAGCATGTGGATTAGTTCGTGCTCGCTGAAATCCAGAAAGGAAGCGGAGCTGACAATGCAGAGGTAGACACGCGATATGCGAGTGAGCATCAGTTCGCGTAGGATCTTGGCTTGTGGATGACGACGCGCCTCCAAGTAGACTTTGTAGGCAGTGTCCTCGTTGAAGAACTCCATTTTCTCTAGCGAGTCCCAGAGTTGGCGCAGTAGTTCTGGAATCTGCAGCACCTCATCAGCGACCATACGAGTCAATGCCTGCGTCTGTTTGTTCTGATCATCATTGTTTTTTATCTCGTGTGCCTGTGGCTGTAATGGAAACAGGAATTGAGACTGATCTGacgactgcaactgcgactgtgaTTGTGATTGAGGGGATATTCCCAGCATGGGAAGCTTCTCAATGAACCTCTTTGCCGCATACAGCTTTGCATAGTTCTGCAGGACACACTTGAAGGAGCGATAGCGCTCGTTGCCGGTAATGATGCCAGCCTCGGCGAGAGTCTGGCTGCGCAGCACGAGGAGCAGATTTTCGGAGACGCGCTCGGTCACCGAGGTGGCCCGTTCAGCTTGTTTCTTTGAGTTCAGAAGCTCTATGACTATTTGGTTGGCATCGCCGTCGCCTTCTTCACCTCCCAGTCGCATCAGCAGCTTAGCTAATTCGTTGCGCTGGCTCACAGCTACCAAGCTGCAGGAACTTTCGTCGATGCTTGCAACCGACGATGAAATGCCGAACGAGGAGCTGGCCATTGGTTCCTCACTGTTTGTGGTTTGATCACATGACTCAATCTTGGCGTGGCTTATGAACTTTATGAGTTCAACAATTGAGACAGAGGAGTCAAGGA
It encodes the following:
- the LOC132796731 gene encoding uncharacterized protein LOC132796731; this translates as MCSKYLKNLVSQIRINFETNNSRNNNMECGNKDPGKEPTTDDEKTLVHTPKPAAPMPSIDELSSDEDLFEFLREIPNVNRNEPLGSPSNQRISICIQDIEVPISSSSFTIPSLAAGSEFAKLLVRLGGEEGDGDANQIVIELLNSKKQAERATSVTERVSENLLLVLRSQTLAEAGIITGNERYRSFKCVLQNYAKLYAAKRFIEKLPMLGLSPQSQSQSQLQSSDQSQFMFPLQPQAHEIKNNDDQNKQTQALTRMVADEVLQIPELLRQLWDSLEKMEFFNEDTAYKVYLEARRHPQAKILRELMLTRISRVYLCIVSSASFLDFSEHELIHMLNNCYLSVNSEIEIFLSVILWLEHNWYERKNCAERVLGGVRFGLMPTWYLHTLDRTNRCSHFARVIACAGVKAVLEKGLDDALALRSKHLRNSNLSDPESPLPRDWVADPECGHHHKCHCERFVYPTYDVFKDYLARIISCAPNYWRTLRPAQEVYRKELKCCVPPYHSSRRN
- the LOC132795403 gene encoding putative gustatory receptor 2a; the protein is MDILDAVAPMLRVSQLCNLWQWRVDPSARLLQRSRWLELYSLVILFVSSGYLLYGLFDESRDESDEGGNETSNIGHTVDYIQLVGIRVAHITSLLEALWQRQTQQRFFAQLREIDRDFASMLHIDVDNAKLRQQMTRRGFWMLAGYIISQSFIIVTKMFSPDHKFPIYWICYLLPLLVCGLRYFQIYTAVLIVHQRLELLHKLLESLQLNEADPQKPYACMCIKEALQMQVAAAACMQRLITARILYQRLWLLVGLLNRCYGLSMLFNLGNDFLAITSNCYWIFLNFRQFAASPYDFMQILGSTLWTTPHLGNVLALALMCERAAYFTTRLALSLHHIRVDLQNDSHNALITQFSLQLLHQRLCFSAAGFFNVDCTLLYTIVGATTTYLIILIQFHMSEISFSNASDGA
- the LOC132796680 gene encoding uncharacterized protein LOC132796680 codes for the protein MDGVQDNDSAKERNPDEKKSILDSSVSIVELIKFISHAKIESCDQTTNSEEPMASSSFGISSSVASIDESSCSLVAVSQRNELAKLLMRLGGEEGDGDANQIVIELLNSKKQAERATSVTERVSENLLLVLRSQTLAEAGIITGNERYRSFKCVLQNYAKLYAAKRFIEKLPMLGISPQSQSQSQLQSSDQSQFLFPLQPQAHEIKNNDDQNKQTQALTRMVADEVLQIPELLRQLWDSLEKMEFFNEDTAYKVYLEARRHPQAKILRELMLTRISRVYLCIVSSASFLDFSEHELIHMLNNCYLSVNSEIEIFLSVILWLEHNWYERKNCAERVLGGVRFGLMPTWYLHTLDRTNRCSHFARVIACAGVKAVLEKGLDDALALRSKHLRNSNLSDPESPLPRDWVADPECGHHHKCHCERFVYPTYDVFKDYLARIISCAPNYWRTLRPAQEVYRKELKCCVPPYHSSRRN